One region of Prosthecobacter fusiformis genomic DNA includes:
- a CDS encoding M15 family metallopeptidase: MSSCTASADKHGLVDIRRAIPGISIDLRYATPNNVTGKPIYPAKMPCLLRASTVQKLKRAQARLKAQGYGLCVWDAWRPPEAHQLLYDHSAKTGMFLDPASGWSRHCGGVSVDATLVNRKGQEMRMPTSFDEELHQTSGHHQGMDLTVQHNLSVLHEAMTSAGFKVLPGEWWHFDDLEFLYRPVPVITGSDLGIRIR; encoded by the coding sequence ATGAGTTCATGCACCGCATCTGCGGATAAGCATGGGCTGGTGGACATCCGGCGGGCCATACCCGGCATCTCGATAGATTTGCGCTATGCCACTCCAAATAATGTGACTGGCAAACCGATTTATCCCGCCAAGATGCCCTGCCTTCTGCGTGCATCCACGGTGCAGAAACTCAAGAGGGCACAGGCCCGACTGAAAGCCCAAGGATATGGACTGTGTGTCTGGGATGCGTGGAGACCGCCGGAGGCGCATCAACTGCTCTATGACCATAGTGCCAAGACTGGCATGTTTCTAGACCCAGCCTCGGGTTGGTCACGCCACTGTGGAGGAGTCTCCGTCGATGCAACTCTAGTAAACCGGAAAGGCCAGGAGATGAGGATGCCAACCTCCTTTGATGAGGAGTTGCATCAAACCTCCGGTCACCATCAAGGCATGGATCTCACAGTGCAGCACAACCTCTCCGTTCTTCATGAAGCAATGACCTCGGCCGGTTTCAAAGTGCTACCCGGTGAGTGGTGGCACTTTGATGACCTCGAATTTCTCTACCGACCTGTCCCTGTGATCACAGGAAGCGATCTGGGAATACGGATCCGATAG
- the dxs gene encoding 1-deoxy-D-xylulose-5-phosphate synthase, which translates to MDTTLPDITCPADLKALPLDKLPALVDKIRATLIETLSLTGGHLGPNLGVVELTIALHRVFDTPKDKFVFDVAHQGYVHKMLTGRWDKIHTIRQYEGLNGFLLRSESEHDCYGAGHAGTALGAALGMASARDLKGGDEHVVCVSGDAAFTCGPVFEALNNISSHTNRLITVLNDNEWSIDKNVGAIAKYFNTIATHPGFANLHDKAAKFVEFMLGGGARKLAERVENSAKGLLLPQSEGPHNRSTLFEEFGIRYYGPINGHDLPLLIQTFEFLKTQNEPVILHILTEKGRGYKPALEDPGKFHGLGKYNIETGEVQATDKPTYSQIYARTVTDFAKEDQKIVAITAAMPGGTGLMAFKKEIPERYFDVGIAEEHAALFACGMAVQGLRPFLTIYSTFMQRAVDMILHDMAIQHLPVRLCMDRGGLSGDDGPTHHGLFDIAYLRGIPGLVHMQPKDEDEFVDMLWTMANYEKGPIAIRYPRGNGPGVTPKARPQILEIGKAEVVADGTDVALIALGDMFSIAEQAKTILEQKGYSVALINPRWIKPLDNEVIETYARKVKVVCTLEDHVLMNGFGCAVMEQLCTVGITTPIVRIGWPDEFVEHGTPAILRQKHGLSVEATVEKVLSRLV; encoded by the coding sequence GTGGACACCACCCTGCCTGACATTACCTGCCCTGCTGATCTCAAAGCCCTGCCGCTGGACAAGCTCCCTGCGCTTGTTGACAAGATCCGCGCCACTCTGATCGAAACCCTCAGCCTTACCGGAGGGCACCTCGGCCCCAATCTTGGTGTCGTCGAGCTCACTATCGCTCTTCATCGCGTCTTTGATACCCCCAAGGACAAATTCGTCTTTGATGTCGCCCACCAGGGGTATGTCCATAAGATGCTGACTGGCCGCTGGGACAAAATCCACACCATCCGTCAGTATGAGGGACTGAATGGATTCCTCCTCCGCAGTGAAAGCGAGCACGATTGCTACGGTGCTGGCCACGCGGGTACCGCGCTTGGGGCTGCGCTCGGCATGGCCAGTGCACGGGATCTGAAAGGCGGAGACGAGCACGTCGTCTGTGTTTCCGGGGATGCTGCCTTTACCTGCGGTCCTGTTTTTGAAGCGCTCAATAACATCTCCTCGCATACCAATCGCCTCATCACCGTCCTTAATGACAATGAGTGGAGCATTGACAAAAACGTCGGTGCCATCGCGAAATACTTCAACACCATCGCCACTCATCCTGGCTTTGCCAACCTCCATGACAAGGCAGCTAAATTTGTCGAGTTCATGCTTGGCGGCGGGGCACGCAAGCTGGCTGAGCGGGTGGAAAATTCGGCTAAAGGGCTTCTTCTGCCTCAGAGTGAAGGTCCGCACAACCGCAGCACGCTATTTGAGGAATTCGGAATTCGCTATTACGGCCCCATCAACGGCCATGATCTGCCGCTTCTCATCCAGACTTTCGAATTCCTCAAAACCCAAAACGAGCCTGTTATCCTGCACATTCTGACGGAAAAAGGCCGAGGATACAAACCGGCCCTCGAAGATCCGGGTAAATTCCATGGTCTCGGCAAATACAACATCGAAACCGGTGAAGTGCAGGCTACAGACAAGCCGACGTATTCGCAGATTTACGCTCGCACCGTCACGGACTTCGCCAAGGAAGATCAAAAGATTGTCGCTATTACGGCAGCTATGCCGGGTGGCACAGGCCTCATGGCTTTCAAAAAAGAAATCCCAGAGCGTTACTTCGATGTCGGCATCGCGGAGGAGCATGCTGCCCTCTTTGCCTGCGGAATGGCCGTCCAGGGGCTCCGTCCTTTCCTGACCATTTACTCCACCTTCATGCAACGTGCCGTGGACATGATTCTCCACGACATGGCCATCCAGCACCTTCCGGTCCGCTTGTGCATGGACCGTGGCGGTCTCAGCGGTGACGACGGCCCGACCCATCATGGTCTTTTCGATATCGCTTATCTTCGCGGCATTCCTGGACTCGTCCACATGCAGCCCAAGGATGAAGACGAATTCGTGGACATGCTTTGGACCATGGCGAACTATGAGAAAGGACCCATCGCCATCCGTTATCCACGCGGAAATGGTCCAGGCGTTACCCCGAAAGCCAGGCCACAGATTCTCGAGATCGGCAAAGCCGAGGTCGTTGCTGATGGCACCGACGTCGCCTTGATCGCCCTGGGGGACATGTTCTCCATTGCTGAGCAGGCGAAAACAATTTTGGAGCAAAAAGGCTATTCGGTCGCCCTCATCAATCCTCGTTGGATCAAGCCTTTGGATAATGAGGTCATCGAAACCTATGCCCGCAAGGTCAAGGTTGTCTGCACACTGGAAGACCATGTGCTGATGAACGGCTTCGGTTGTGCAGTCATGGAGCAGCTTTGTACGGTAGGCATCACCACTCCAATTGTCCGCATCGGGTGGCCCGATGAATTTGTGGAGCATGGCACCCCCGCCATCCTCCGTCAGAAGCACGGGCTTTCTGTCGAGGCGACTGTCGAGAAGGTTCTCTCCCGTCTGGTTTAA
- a CDS encoding prepilin peptidase: MMRYQILNALLHFLFFFIGAGIGSFLNVVIYRVPRNMSVNNPRRSFCPSCQYHIPWYHNIPIFSWLILRGKCASCRSPISPRYIGVEAFTGIMFYAVLWHFGGEWDQIVQWGPKVLCLWIFMSLLIAGTFIDIEHFLLPAEITRNGTIAGILASVWVPSLQGEDIWWRAGVMSLASAAIGFGGLRLVVELGKLAFGRKKLNFEKPEAWSVTQPDENEPPIVTIGDDKIEWVDLFGMQRPTDRLLITSPSLRINDQNYTDVTVELYVETMKVLDAAGKVEEFNLENVTTLKGQATSVMIPREAMGLGDVHFMMMIGAFVGWKAVLFTIFAASVLGTLVAGFTRLTGRAQWGAKLPFGPYLAAGAALWVFYGIQVMSWYLTKVTGSEEF, translated from the coding sequence ATGATGCGTTACCAGATTCTCAATGCCCTGCTGCACTTCCTGTTTTTCTTCATCGGGGCAGGCATCGGATCCTTCCTGAATGTGGTCATTTACCGTGTGCCACGGAACATGTCCGTCAATAATCCTCGGCGTTCTTTCTGCCCGAGCTGCCAGTATCACATCCCTTGGTACCACAACATCCCCATTTTTAGCTGGCTCATTCTGCGGGGTAAGTGCGCCAGTTGTCGTTCACCTATTTCCCCTCGTTACATTGGGGTGGAAGCGTTTACGGGAATCATGTTTTACGCTGTACTGTGGCATTTTGGCGGGGAGTGGGATCAGATTGTCCAATGGGGTCCAAAGGTTCTCTGTCTGTGGATCTTTATGAGCCTGCTAATCGCAGGGACCTTCATTGATATCGAGCACTTCCTGCTGCCAGCGGAGATCACCCGCAATGGTACGATCGCCGGTATCCTTGCTTCTGTGTGGGTGCCATCCTTACAGGGGGAGGATATTTGGTGGCGCGCGGGCGTCATGTCTTTGGCCAGTGCAGCCATTGGCTTTGGAGGCCTTCGTCTCGTCGTAGAACTCGGTAAACTCGCCTTTGGCCGCAAGAAACTCAATTTCGAAAAACCGGAGGCCTGGAGCGTCACCCAGCCGGATGAGAATGAGCCGCCTATCGTCACCATCGGGGATGACAAAATCGAGTGGGTGGACCTTTTTGGCATGCAGCGGCCCACGGATCGCCTGCTCATCACCAGCCCTTCGTTACGCATCAATGATCAAAATTACACAGACGTCACCGTGGAGCTATATGTGGAGACCATGAAGGTCTTGGATGCTGCCGGGAAGGTGGAGGAATTTAACCTCGAAAATGTGACCACCCTGAAAGGGCAAGCGACCAGTGTCATGATCCCACGTGAGGCCATGGGGCTTGGCGACGTACATTTCATGATGATGATCGGCGCATTTGTAGGATGGAAAGCCGTATTGTTCACCATATTCGCCGCATCTGTTCTTGGAACTCTGGTCGCCGGTTTCACCCGCCTCACGGGCCGTGCACAGTGGGGGGCCAAGCTACCCTTCGGTCCGTATCTTGCCGCTGGGGCTGCTCTGTGGGTCTTCTACGGTATTCAGGTGATGAGTTGGTACCTGACTAAAGTGACAGGCAGCGAAGAGTTTTGA